One Hydrogenophaga crassostreae genomic region harbors:
- the icd gene encoding NADP-dependent isocitrate dehydrogenase, with protein MYQHIQVPKKGQKITVNADMSLSVPDEPIIPYIEGDGTGQDITPVMLKVVDAAVEKAYGGRKKIHWMEVFAGEKSTHVYGPDVWLPEETLAALRDFVVSIKGPLTTPVGGGIRSLNVALRQELDLYVCLRPVQYFNGVPSPVKEPHKVNMVIFRENSEDIYAGIEYEAESDKAKKLIKFLQTELGVTKIRFPNTSGIGVKPVSREGTERLMRKAIQYAIDNNKPSVTIVHKGNIMKYTEGGFRDWSYALAQKEFGAQLVDGGPWCKFKNPKSGKEITIKDSIADAFLQQILLRPAEYSVVATLNLNGDYISDALAAQVGGIGIAPGANLSDSVACFEATHGTAPKYAGKDYVNPGSEILSAEMMLRHMGWVEAADLIISSLEKAILSKRVTYDFARLMEGATQVSCSGFGEEMISQM; from the coding sequence ATGTACCAACACATACAGGTGCCCAAAAAGGGCCAAAAAATCACCGTCAATGCAGACATGTCATTGAGCGTGCCTGACGAACCCATCATTCCTTATATCGAGGGCGATGGAACCGGACAGGACATCACGCCGGTGATGCTCAAGGTGGTTGATGCTGCAGTCGAGAAAGCCTACGGAGGGAGGAAGAAAATCCACTGGATGGAGGTCTTCGCAGGCGAAAAGTCGACGCATGTGTATGGCCCGGATGTGTGGTTGCCTGAAGAAACGCTGGCCGCATTGCGCGACTTTGTTGTGTCAATCAAGGGCCCACTGACCACGCCTGTGGGAGGAGGCATTCGCTCTTTGAATGTGGCCCTGCGCCAGGAGCTTGATCTGTATGTATGCCTTCGCCCTGTCCAGTATTTCAATGGCGTGCCCTCGCCAGTCAAAGAACCCCACAAAGTCAATATGGTCATCTTCCGGGAAAACTCGGAGGACATTTACGCGGGTATCGAATACGAAGCAGAGTCCGACAAGGCCAAAAAGCTCATCAAGTTCCTTCAAACCGAGTTGGGTGTCACCAAGATCCGCTTCCCGAATACATCGGGTATCGGCGTTAAACCGGTCAGCCGCGAAGGCACCGAGCGCCTGATGCGCAAGGCGATTCAGTACGCCATTGACAACAACAAGCCCAGTGTGACCATCGTTCACAAGGGCAACATCATGAAATACACCGAAGGTGGGTTTCGCGACTGGTCTTATGCCCTGGCTCAGAAAGAGTTTGGCGCCCAATTGGTGGACGGTGGTCCATGGTGCAAATTCAAAAATCCGAAGTCGGGTAAAGAGATCACCATCAAAGACAGCATCGCCGATGCGTTCCTGCAGCAGATTCTGTTGCGCCCGGCTGAGTACTCGGTGGTCGCCACCTTGAACCTGAACGGTGACTACATTTCCGACGCCCTGGCCGCTCAGGTGGGCGGCATAGGTATCGCGCCTGGAGCCAACCTGTCGGATTCGGTGGCTTGTTTTGAAGCCACCCATGGCACAGCGCCCAAATACGCAGGCAAGGACTATGTCAATCCGGGCTCCGAGATACTTTCGGCCGAAATGATGCTGCGCCACATGGGGTGGGTTGAGGCCGCAGACCTCATCATCAGTTCGCTTGAAAAGGCCATTCTTTCCAAAAGGGTCACCTATGACTTCGCGCGCCTGATGGAGGGCGCAACGCAGGTCAGTTGTTCCGGGTTTGGCGAAGAGATGATCTCGCAGATGTGA
- a CDS encoding DUF192 domain-containing protein: protein MTPIRLLLSSLLVTLVGPALAQDKPQMDLPRVKLSAGMYMIDAQVAQAPEQRQIGLMFRKEMPEKEGMLFVFEQPGTQCFWMKNTLLPLTAAFVADDGRVVNLVDMKPQSTDSHCSTEPVRYVLEMNQGWFAKRGLKAGTLLGGFTSHR, encoded by the coding sequence ATGACCCCCATCCGCCTTCTTTTGAGCTCCTTGCTTGTCACCTTGGTGGGCCCTGCACTGGCCCAAGACAAGCCGCAAATGGATCTGCCTCGAGTCAAGCTCTCTGCAGGCATGTACATGATCGATGCGCAAGTGGCGCAAGCACCGGAACAACGCCAGATCGGCCTGATGTTCCGCAAGGAAATGCCCGAAAAAGAAGGCATGCTGTTCGTCTTTGAACAACCCGGCACGCAGTGCTTCTGGATGAAAAACACCCTTCTGCCCCTGACCGCCGCTTTTGTGGCGGACGATGGCCGCGTGGTGAACCTCGTTGACATGAAGCCACAGAGCACCGACTCGCACTGCTCAACCGAGCCGGTGCGCTACGTTTTGGAGATGAACCAGGGCTGGTTTGCCAAACGGGGCCTCAAAGCAGGCACCCTGCTCGGTGGCTTCACATCACACCGGTAA
- a CDS encoding NADP-dependent isocitrate dehydrogenase: MSKQQPTIIYTLTDEAPLLATRAFLPIIQAFTAPAGINVETSDISVAARVLAAFPEALKEEQRVPDTLAELGKLTLKADANIIKLPNISASVGQLISAIKELQGKGYALPDFPEAPKTEEEKAIRARYAKCIGSAVNPVLREGNSDRRAPRAVKEYARKNPHSMAEWSQASRTHVSHMHGGDFYHGEKSMTLDKARDVKMELITKGGKTIVLKDKVSLQDREVIDSMYMSKKALLEFYEKEIQDAYKTGVMFSLHVKATMMKVSHPIVFGHCVRIFYKDAFAKHAKLFDQLGVNVNNGMANLYEKLATLPQSQREEVIADLHACHEGRPELAMVDSAKGITNFHSPNDVIVDASMPAMIRNGGKMWGADGRLKDVKAVMPESTFARIYQEIINFCKWHGNFDPKTMGTVPNVGLMAQQAEEYGSHDKTFEIPEDGTANITDIATGEVLLTEQVEAGDIWRMCQVKDAAIRDWVKLAVSRARNSGMPVVFWLDAYRPHEAQLITKVKMYLHEHNTVGLDIQIMSQVRAMRYTLERVVRGLDTISATGNILRDYLTDLFPIMELGTSAKMLSIVPLMAGGGMYETGAGGSAPKHVQQLVEENHLRWDSLGEFLALAVSLEDLGLKTGNSKAKILGKALDDATGKLLDNNKNPSPKTGQLDNRGSQFYLAMYWAQALAAQTEDAELAKQFASLAKQLTDNEKAIVDELASVQGKAVDIGGYFQPDLAKLDAVMRPSKTLNGVLESVKKA, translated from the coding sequence ATGAGCAAGCAGCAACCCACCATCATCTACACGCTGACCGACGAGGCCCCTTTGCTGGCCACTCGCGCGTTTTTGCCCATCATCCAGGCGTTCACAGCGCCGGCCGGCATCAACGTGGAAACCAGCGACATTTCGGTGGCCGCCCGCGTGCTGGCCGCGTTTCCTGAGGCGTTGAAGGAAGAGCAGCGCGTGCCCGATACGCTGGCCGAACTCGGCAAGCTCACGCTCAAGGCCGACGCCAACATCATCAAGCTGCCCAATATCAGTGCTTCGGTGGGCCAGTTGATCAGCGCGATCAAAGAGTTACAGGGCAAAGGTTACGCCTTGCCCGACTTCCCGGAGGCGCCCAAAACCGAAGAGGAAAAAGCCATTCGCGCCCGTTACGCCAAGTGCATCGGCAGCGCTGTGAACCCCGTGCTGCGCGAAGGCAACTCGGATCGCCGCGCGCCACGCGCCGTGAAAGAGTACGCGCGCAAAAACCCCCACTCCATGGCCGAGTGGAGCCAGGCTTCCCGCACCCACGTGTCACACATGCACGGCGGCGACTTCTACCATGGCGAAAAGTCCATGACGCTGGACAAGGCTCGCGACGTCAAGATGGAGTTGATCACCAAGGGTGGCAAAACCATCGTGCTCAAGGACAAAGTGTCGCTGCAGGACCGCGAAGTCATCGACAGCATGTACATGAGCAAAAAGGCCTTGCTGGAGTTTTATGAAAAGGAAATCCAGGACGCCTACAAAACCGGCGTGATGTTCTCGCTGCACGTGAAGGCCACGATGATGAAGGTGTCGCACCCCATCGTGTTTGGCCACTGCGTTCGCATTTTCTACAAAGACGCCTTCGCCAAGCACGCCAAGCTGTTTGACCAGTTGGGCGTGAACGTCAACAACGGCATGGCCAATCTGTACGAAAAGCTGGCCACGCTGCCCCAGTCGCAACGCGAAGAAGTGATCGCCGATTTGCACGCCTGCCACGAAGGCCGCCCTGAGCTGGCCATGGTGGACTCCGCCAAAGGCATCACGAACTTCCATTCGCCCAACGATGTGATCGTTGATGCGTCCATGCCTGCCATGATCCGCAACGGCGGCAAGATGTGGGGTGCCGATGGCCGCTTGAAGGACGTGAAGGCCGTGATGCCTGAGTCGACTTTTGCCCGCATCTATCAGGAGATCATCAACTTCTGCAAGTGGCATGGCAATTTCGATCCCAAGACCATGGGCACCGTGCCCAACGTGGGCTTGATGGCGCAGCAGGCCGAAGAGTACGGCTCGCACGACAAGACCTTTGAGATCCCTGAAGATGGCACCGCCAACATCACCGACATCGCCACGGGCGAAGTCTTGCTGACCGAGCAGGTCGAAGCGGGCGATATCTGGCGCATGTGCCAGGTGAAAGATGCTGCCATCCGCGACTGGGTGAAGCTGGCTGTGAGCCGCGCGCGCAACTCCGGCATGCCGGTCGTGTTCTGGCTTGATGCCTATCGCCCGCACGAAGCGCAGTTGATCACCAAGGTCAAGATGTACCTGCACGAGCACAACACCGTGGGTCTGGACATCCAGATCATGAGCCAGGTGCGTGCGATGCGCTACACGCTGGAGCGCGTGGTGCGCGGTCTGGACACCATCAGTGCCACTGGCAACATCCTGCGTGATTACCTGACCGATCTGTTCCCCATCATGGAGCTGGGCACCAGCGCCAAAATGCTTTCCATCGTGCCTTTGATGGCTGGTGGTGGCATGTATGAAACCGGCGCAGGCGGTTCCGCGCCAAAGCACGTTCAGCAACTGGTGGAAGAAAACCACCTGCGTTGGGACTCGCTGGGAGAATTCCTTGCGCTGGCCGTATCCCTTGAAGACTTGGGCCTCAAGACGGGTAACAGCAAGGCGAAAATCCTGGGTAAGGCGCTTGATGATGCAACCGGAAAACTGTTGGACAACAACAAGAATCCGTCGCCCAAAACCGGACAGCTCGACAACCGTGGCAGCCAGTTCTACCTGGCCATGTACTGGGCGCAAGCTTTGGCCGCCCAGACGGAGGACGCTGAGTTGGCCAAACAATTTGCGTCGCTGGCCAAGCAGCTTACCGACAACGAAAAAGCCATCGTGGACGAGCTCGCTTCCGTGCAGGGCAAGGCGGTGGATATCGGGGGCTATTTCCAGCCCGACCTGGCCAAACTGGACGCAGTGATGCGTCCCAGCAAAACGCTGAATGGTGTGCTGGAAAGCGTCAAGAAAGCCTGA
- a CDS encoding superoxide dismutase, with the protein MEHTLPALPYAIDALAPHYSQETLEFHHGKHHNAYVVNLNNLQKGTEFEAMDLESIVKKASGGVYNNAAQIWNHTFFWNCMKPNGGGEPSGALAAAITAKFGSYAAFKEAFVKSAVGNFGSGWTWLVKKADGSVDIVNMGAAGTPLTTGDKALLTVDVWEHAYYIDYRNARPKFVETYLDKLVNWSFAEANFA; encoded by the coding sequence ATGGAACATACCCTGCCCGCTTTGCCCTACGCGATTGACGCTCTGGCCCCTCATTACTCCCAGGAAACCCTGGAGTTTCACCACGGCAAGCACCACAACGCCTATGTGGTCAACCTCAACAATCTGCAAAAAGGCACTGAATTTGAAGCTATGGATCTAGAGTCCATTGTGAAGAAGGCCAGTGGAGGCGTTTACAACAACGCGGCCCAGATCTGGAACCACACCTTCTTCTGGAACTGCATGAAGCCCAATGGCGGCGGCGAGCCCTCTGGCGCATTGGCTGCGGCCATCACAGCCAAGTTCGGCAGCTACGCAGCATTCAAGGAAGCATTCGTCAAGAGCGCCGTGGGGAACTTCGGTTCTGGCTGGACCTGGCTGGTGAAAAAGGCCGACGGCTCGGTGGACATCGTCAACATGGGCGCAGCCGGCACCCCTTTGACCACTGGAGACAAGGCGTTGTTGACGGTCGATGTGTGGGAGCACGCCTACTACATCGACTACCGCAACGCACGCCCCAAGTTCGTTGAGACCTACCTCGACAAGCTGGTCAACTGGTCGTTCGCCGAAGCCAATTTCGCCTGA
- the xseA gene encoding exodeoxyribonuclease VII large subunit, giving the protein MVEGFPGKRASQASLVWGVGPLMRAIADALAARFNPVAVRGEVSGFSRAASGHCYFALKDESGQVRCAMFRRSADQLSFAPRDGQVVEARGKLDVYGPRGDLQLIVESLTPAGQGALFEQFLRLKALLTEEGVFDEGRKRELPSQPKSIGVVTSLGAAALRDVVTALRRRVPHIPVVIYPSAVQGAQAPAELCAAMRTAFQRHVGSGESEVLLLVRGGGSLEDLWSFNDETLVRLITQAPMPVVCGVGHETDFTLADFAADLRAPTPTAAAEMCAPTRESRLGELLYLQERLADAALGELDQRAQRLDHLGQRLGRPSGRVHNSRQRLLEAEHRLQRGLALTAQSQRNRIQAMEKALPLALNHAVTQQRLRLERSSAALSLLDPQLVLERGYALLTDSRGSPVTRVAQAGPGDTLGARLRDGEVRLKVLSKEQSP; this is encoded by the coding sequence ATGGTTGAAGGGTTTCCAGGAAAAAGAGCCAGCCAGGCGAGCCTTGTGTGGGGCGTTGGGCCGTTGATGCGAGCCATCGCCGATGCATTGGCGGCACGGTTCAACCCGGTTGCGGTTCGGGGTGAGGTTTCCGGCTTTTCGCGCGCGGCCAGCGGTCATTGCTATTTCGCATTGAAAGACGAGAGTGGCCAGGTTCGCTGTGCGATGTTTCGTCGCAGCGCGGACCAGCTGAGCTTTGCGCCGCGCGACGGACAAGTGGTTGAAGCCAGGGGCAAGCTCGACGTCTATGGCCCGCGCGGTGATCTTCAATTGATCGTGGAATCCTTGACGCCAGCCGGGCAGGGCGCCTTGTTTGAGCAGTTCCTTCGGCTGAAAGCATTGCTTACCGAAGAAGGGGTCTTTGACGAAGGGCGCAAACGAGAACTGCCTTCTCAGCCGAAGAGCATTGGTGTCGTCACTTCACTCGGGGCGGCGGCACTGCGTGATGTGGTCACCGCATTGCGGCGCCGGGTGCCCCACATTCCGGTGGTCATATACCCCTCGGCCGTTCAAGGTGCGCAAGCACCCGCCGAGTTGTGTGCCGCCATGCGAACGGCTTTTCAACGTCATGTCGGGTCGGGAGAGAGTGAGGTGCTCCTGCTGGTCCGTGGCGGTGGATCGCTGGAAGATCTCTGGAGCTTCAATGACGAGACGCTGGTTCGGTTGATCACTCAGGCGCCAATGCCTGTGGTCTGCGGGGTCGGACACGAAACTGACTTCACGCTAGCCGATTTTGCTGCTGATTTGCGGGCGCCGACGCCAACAGCCGCTGCCGAAATGTGCGCCCCTACCCGTGAATCTCGCTTGGGGGAGTTGCTCTATTTGCAGGAGCGACTAGCAGATGCCGCACTTGGCGAGCTTGACCAACGTGCCCAGCGACTGGATCACCTTGGGCAGCGCCTGGGTCGGCCCTCTGGTCGGGTTCACAACAGTCGCCAGCGATTGCTTGAGGCTGAACACCGTTTGCAGCGCGGTCTGGCTCTCACCGCCCAATCGCAACGCAACCGCATCCAGGCGATGGAAAAGGCGTTACCGTTGGCACTCAACCATGCCGTTACCCAGCAACGCCTGCGGTTGGAACGCTCCAGCGCTGCACTTTCCTTGCTGGATCCCCAGTTGGTTCTTGAGCGTGGGTACGCCTTGTTGACCGACAGCCGAGGATCGCCAGTGACCCGGGTGGCGCAAGCGGGTCCAGGAGACACCCTTGGCGCGCGCTTGAGGGATGGCGAGGTGCGTTTGAAAGTTTTGTCGAAGGAACAAAGCCCTTGA
- a CDS encoding MotA/TolQ/ExbB proton channel family protein codes for MFSIIQAAGWPIWPLILCSVLGLALVIERFVSLKTAKIVPPKLLDEAIMVSRNGVPGAEVVNHLEQNSALGEVLASGFRALLNNPRISESDLRSTLEGAGRLSASKLQRYLGALATIASAAPLLGLLGTVIGMISIFGSQGGADLGAAPGGNPEELAHGISIALYNTAFGLIVAIPALIFWRYFRARVDDYLLSMELASERFVRHLLTLRK; via the coding sequence TTGTTTTCCATCATACAAGCCGCTGGCTGGCCGATCTGGCCGCTGATTCTTTGCTCGGTACTGGGCTTGGCCTTGGTTATCGAGCGCTTTGTAAGCCTGAAAACGGCCAAAATTGTGCCGCCCAAACTGCTCGATGAAGCCATCATGGTTTCACGCAACGGCGTGCCTGGTGCCGAAGTGGTGAACCACCTTGAGCAAAACTCGGCGCTGGGTGAGGTGTTGGCCAGTGGCTTTCGTGCTTTGCTGAACAACCCCCGAATCAGCGAGTCGGATTTGCGGTCCACGCTGGAAGGTGCCGGTCGTCTGAGTGCTTCCAAATTGCAGCGCTACTTGGGTGCATTGGCCACCATCGCCTCTGCAGCACCGCTGCTGGGCTTGCTGGGCACGGTGATCGGCATGATTTCCATTTTTGGTTCGCAAGGTGGTGCCGATCTTGGCGCCGCGCCAGGTGGCAACCCCGAAGAACTCGCCCACGGCATCTCTATCGCGCTGTACAACACGGCTTTTGGCCTGATCGTGGCTATACCCGCGTTGATCTTCTGGCGCTATTTCCGCGCCCGGGTTGACGACTACCTGCTCAGCATGGAGCTTGCCTCCGAGCGCTTTGTGCGCCATTTGCTGACCCTGCGCAAATAA
- a CDS encoding ExbD/TolR family protein, with protein sequence MNFRPGSRDEPEINLIPFIDVLLVVLIFLMLSTTYSKFTQLQVNLPVADAQAQESSPKEVVVSISADGRYAINKDMLEGSSVEDITRALSQAAQDTREIVIIISADAAATHQSVINVMDAARRAGLVRITFATQQSGSKGSGSKI encoded by the coding sequence ATGAACTTCCGCCCAGGATCCCGCGACGAACCCGAGATCAACCTGATCCCTTTCATTGACGTCTTGCTGGTGGTGCTCATCTTTTTGATGCTCTCCACCACCTACAGCAAGTTCACCCAGCTGCAGGTGAACCTCCCCGTGGCCGATGCCCAGGCACAGGAGTCTTCGCCCAAGGAAGTGGTCGTCTCGATCAGCGCCGATGGGCGCTACGCCATCAACAAAGACATGCTGGAAGGCAGCAGCGTTGAAGACATCACGCGCGCCCTCTCCCAAGCCGCGCAAGACACGCGAGAGATCGTGATCATCATCAGTGCCGACGCGGCCGCCACCCACCAATCCGTGATCAACGTGATGGATGCAGCACGCCGCGCCGGACTGGTTCGGATCACCTTTGCCACCCAGCAATCGGGCAGCAAAGGCTCGGGATCCAAGATCTAA
- the lpxK gene encoding tetraacyldisaccharide 4'-kinase → MSQDNGQARWQAIWQSRSGVAPALLPLAWLYGRISSARRWLYIKGWKSIDQLPVPVIVVGNVVVGGAGKTPTVLALVLHLQSKGWRPGVVSRGYGRQGTLPLEVLPDTPASECGDEPALIRRQTGLPVFVARQRAQAARALLARHPEVNLIVCDDGLQHLALGRDLSIAVFDDRGVGNGWLLPAGLLREPWPAHEGSPFSPDLVLHQTSQLHPAHQASATSLPTFFAQRSLAPVAVNALGEQQALTTLAHAQPTAVAGIARPDAFFNMLKAAGLKPRHTTALPDHADSALYGDLLKHHKGTLICTEKDAVKLFELARSQGQTTAARTWAVPLVLQIDPAFFLAVDQHLEPHRRIRPSA, encoded by the coding sequence ATGAGCCAAGACAACGGACAGGCTCGCTGGCAAGCCATCTGGCAATCCCGAAGCGGCGTCGCACCGGCCTTGTTGCCGCTGGCCTGGCTGTATGGACGGATATCAAGCGCTCGTCGTTGGCTCTACATCAAGGGCTGGAAATCGATCGACCAACTTCCCGTGCCTGTCATCGTGGTGGGTAACGTGGTGGTTGGCGGCGCCGGCAAAACGCCCACCGTATTGGCATTGGTCCTGCACCTTCAGTCGAAGGGGTGGCGTCCCGGCGTGGTATCGCGCGGTTATGGCCGCCAAGGCACTTTGCCACTGGAGGTGTTGCCTGATACGCCAGCCAGCGAGTGTGGCGACGAACCCGCACTGATTCGCCGCCAAACTGGTCTGCCCGTTTTCGTGGCTCGCCAACGCGCTCAAGCTGCACGCGCTTTGCTGGCCCGGCACCCCGAAGTGAACCTGATCGTATGCGACGATGGCTTGCAACACCTGGCCCTGGGCCGCGACCTATCCATCGCCGTGTTTGACGACCGTGGCGTGGGCAATGGCTGGCTGCTGCCAGCCGGCCTGCTGCGTGAACCCTGGCCTGCGCACGAAGGGTCACCCTTCTCCCCTGACCTGGTTCTGCACCAGACGTCCCAGCTCCATCCAGCGCATCAGGCCAGCGCCACGAGCCTGCCCACTTTTTTTGCACAGCGCTCACTCGCACCGGTCGCGGTCAACGCACTGGGCGAACAGCAGGCGTTAACGACACTGGCGCACGCTCAACCAACCGCCGTCGCAGGTATTGCCCGCCCTGATGCCTTTTTCAACATGTTGAAGGCCGCTGGGTTGAAGCCTCGGCATACCACCGCACTGCCAGACCATGCAGACAGCGCCCTGTACGGCGACCTGCTAAAACACCACAAGGGCACGCTGATCTGCACCGAGAAAGATGCCGTGAAGCTGTTCGAGCTCGCCCGGAGCCAGGGACAAACAACTGCCGCCCGCACCTGGGCCGTCCCGCTTGTGCTGCAGATCGATCCTGCCTTCTTTCTCGCCGTCGACCAACACCTTGAGCCGCATCGCCGCATTCGCCCCAGCGCATGA
- a CDS encoding Trm112 family protein has protein sequence MDTKLLELLVCPVTKGPLIFNRDTQELLSRSARLAYPVRDGIPILLEHEARTLSEEEAARPNAPTNSP, from the coding sequence ATGGACACCAAATTGCTCGAACTGCTGGTCTGCCCCGTCACCAAAGGGCCGCTGATTTTTAACCGCGACACTCAGGAACTGCTTTCACGCAGCGCCCGTTTGGCCTACCCTGTGCGTGACGGCATTCCCATCTTGCTGGAGCACGAAGCGCGCACACTGAGCGAAGAAGAAGCCGCTCGACCCAACGCGCCGACCAACTCGCCATGA
- the kdsB gene encoding 3-deoxy-manno-octulosonate cytidylyltransferase, translated as MTARQAFTVLIPARLASSRLPNKPLADIGGLPMVVRVALQAAKSEATQCIVAADDAQIVAACEAHGIRALLTGTRHLSGSDRLAEACALLNLADTSIVVNVQGDEPLINPALINAVALELQTRPDCVMSTAAHPLSDVTDFTNPNVVKVVLDKRQSALYFSRAPIPWWRDGMATLDVGTEFPQPGPLRHIGIYAYRAGFLRAFPHLEPAPLETTESLEQLRVLWHGERIAVHVTNQAPGAGVDTPEDLARVQRLFSKP; from the coding sequence ATGACAGCCCGTCAGGCCTTCACCGTCCTGATTCCGGCCCGCCTGGCTTCCAGCCGCCTGCCCAACAAACCGTTGGCTGACATTGGCGGCCTGCCAATGGTGGTACGTGTGGCCCTGCAAGCCGCCAAGAGCGAGGCCACCCAGTGCATCGTGGCCGCCGACGATGCACAAATCGTTGCCGCTTGCGAAGCCCATGGCATCCGCGCTCTGCTCACAGGCACCCGGCACCTGAGCGGCAGCGACCGCCTAGCCGAAGCCTGTGCGCTGCTGAACCTCGCCGACACCAGCATTGTGGTGAACGTGCAGGGCGACGAGCCCCTGATCAATCCAGCACTGATCAATGCCGTCGCGCTGGAGTTGCAAACGCGCCCTGATTGCGTCATGAGCACGGCAGCACACCCCTTGAGCGATGTGACCGATTTCACCAACCCCAACGTGGTCAAGGTGGTTCTCGACAAACGCCAGTCAGCCCTGTATTTCAGCCGCGCACCTATCCCGTGGTGGCGAGACGGCATGGCCACTCTTGACGTCGGCACTGAATTCCCACAACCTGGCCCATTGAGACACATCGGCATTTACGCTTACCGCGCCGGCTTCCTAAGGGCATTTCCCCATCTGGAACCAGCGCCCCTCGAAACCACCGAATCGCTGGAACAATTGAGAGTGCTTTGGCACGGCGAACGCATTGCCGTTCATGTGACCAATCAAGCACCCGGCGCAGGTGTTGATACGCCCGAAGATCTGGCCCGTGTACAGCGACTGTTTTCCAAGCCTTGA
- the adk gene encoding adenylate kinase: MKLILLGAPGAGKGTQATFICQKYGIPQISTGDMLRAAVKAGTPLGLQAKGIMESGGLVSDELIINLVKERIAQPDCANGFLFDGFPRTIPQADAMKAAGVKLDYVLEIDVPFDAIIERMSGRRSHPASGRTYHVKFNPPKVEGKDDETGEALIQREDDKEATVKKRLEVYSAQTRPLVDYYSEWAKADPSTAPKYRAISGMGSVEDITSRAMEALAH, translated from the coding sequence ATGAAACTCATTCTGTTGGGCGCGCCTGGCGCCGGCAAAGGCACCCAAGCCACCTTCATCTGCCAAAAGTATGGAATTCCTCAAATCTCCACCGGTGACATGCTGCGAGCTGCTGTCAAAGCCGGCACGCCACTGGGCCTGCAAGCCAAAGGCATCATGGAATCAGGCGGCCTTGTCAGCGATGAGCTGATCATCAATCTGGTGAAAGAGCGCATTGCGCAGCCAGACTGTGCCAACGGATTTCTGTTCGACGGCTTCCCCCGAACGATTCCTCAAGCCGACGCCATGAAAGCCGCCGGCGTGAAGCTGGACTACGTGCTTGAAATCGATGTGCCGTTTGATGCCATCATTGAACGCATGAGCGGCCGCCGCTCGCACCCGGCTTCGGGCCGCACATATCACGTCAAGTTCAATCCGCCCAAAGTTGAAGGAAAAGATGACGAAACCGGCGAAGCGCTGATTCAGCGCGAAGACGACAAGGAAGCAACTGTGAAGAAGCGGCTTGAGGTCTACAGCGCTCAGACCCGCCCTCTGGTTGACTACTACAGCGAATGGGCCAAGGCTGACCCTTCTACTGCACCCAAATACCGCGCCATCAGTGGCATGGGATCGGTCGAAGACATCACTTCGCGCGCCATGGAAGCACTTGCTCACTGA
- a CDS encoding asparaginase, translating into MANLKARSVCVVLGTGGTIAGRSVDAADNVGYVAGEVGVGDLVKAVPPLQGLALECEQVAQIDSKDMGFAVWKRLAERVAHHLAREEVQGVVVTHGTDTLEETAWFLQTVLAPDKPVVLTSAMRPATALVPDGPQNLLDAVVVAGCDGLTGVVAVSAGWVHRAEHVCKVHSYRIDAFDSGDAGPMGCVEEGVVRWFQPFEAPSTGLSGPTDRLARISAATALPSVVLVTSHSDADGRVVLGVLALNSGQHGAKTQGIVVACTGNGTLHAELAAALDQAQASGVRVVRATRCARGRVISHVGDKFESSAGLSPVKARLALSLALLPDWA; encoded by the coding sequence GTGGCAAATTTGAAAGCGCGATCGGTGTGCGTGGTTCTTGGGACGGGCGGCACGATCGCAGGACGCTCGGTCGATGCGGCGGACAACGTGGGCTATGTGGCTGGAGAAGTCGGTGTTGGTGATCTGGTGAAGGCCGTGCCGCCTCTGCAGGGGCTTGCCCTTGAGTGCGAACAGGTTGCGCAAATTGACAGCAAGGATATGGGCTTCGCCGTCTGGAAACGCTTGGCAGAGAGAGTGGCCCACCACCTGGCTCGGGAAGAGGTTCAAGGCGTGGTTGTCACCCATGGCACCGATACCCTGGAAGAAACCGCATGGTTTTTGCAGACGGTACTGGCACCGGACAAGCCTGTGGTGCTGACCAGTGCCATGCGGCCGGCCACAGCACTGGTGCCCGATGGCCCACAGAACTTGCTGGATGCGGTTGTCGTGGCTGGTTGTGACGGGTTGACCGGTGTGGTCGCCGTGAGCGCCGGTTGGGTTCACAGGGCGGAACATGTGTGCAAGGTGCACAGCTATCGGATTGATGCGTTTGATTCGGGTGATGCGGGGCCAATGGGCTGTGTGGAGGAAGGTGTAGTTCGATGGTTCCAGCCTTTTGAGGCACCCTCGACCGGCTTGTCGGGTCCGACTGATCGACTGGCGAGGATCTCGGCGGCGACGGCTTTGCCGAGCGTGGTGTTGGTGACCAGCCATTCGGACGCTGATGGACGTGTGGTGTTGGGGGTGTTGGCACTCAACAGCGGCCAGCACGGTGCGAAGACGCAAGGCATTGTGGTGGCCTGCACAGGCAATGGAACGCTCCACGCTGAACTCGCTGCGGCTCTGGATCAGGCGCAGGCGAGTGGGGTTCGGGTGGTGCGCGCCACGCGCTGCGCGCGCGGGCGGGTGATTTCTCATGTCGGCGACAAGTTCGAGAGTTCAGCAGGTCTGTCACCCGTGAAAGCGCGCCTCGCGTTGTCTCTGGCGTTGCTGCCTGACTGGGCATAA